A region from the Saccharomonospora azurea NA-128 genome encodes:
- a CDS encoding lactococcin 972 family bacteriocin, which translates to MKRTMRTLAATTGIVTVLAGTLVTAGTAAAEDAATTNQSGIRIVAQAHTDEGGWIEYAIDDLADGVTIQAVEEVGGGIWSHGATANAAGQKSCYSQYRHDSVAHGSSVEMDGSKDSDWVGPGAVSSARVTKYTTATCKTYWRK; encoded by the coding sequence ATGAAGCGCACCATGCGCACACTCGCCGCCACGACCGGCATCGTCACCGTTCTCGCCGGCACACTCGTCACGGCCGGTACCGCCGCCGCCGAGGACGCCGCGACGACCAACCAGTCCGGCATCCGCATCGTCGCGCAAGCGCACACCGACGAAGGTGGCTGGATCGAATACGCGATCGACGACCTCGCCGACGGCGTGACGATCCAGGCCGTGGAGGAGGTCGGCGGAGGCATCTGGAGTCACGGCGCCACCGCCAACGCCGCAGGCCAGAAGAGCTGCTATTCGCAGTACCGGCACGACTCCGTCGCCCACGGCTCCTCCGTGGAGATGGACGGCAGCAAGGACTCCGACTGGGTCGGACCGGGCGCGGTCTCCTCGGCCCGCGTCACCAAGTACACCACCGCCACCTGCAAGACCTACTGGCGCAAGTGA
- a CDS encoding putative protein N(5)-glutamine methyltransferase: MVVSAHVVQRLRAAGCVFAEDEARLLVDAAADAAALERLVARRVAGVPLEHLLGWAEFAGLRVAVEPGVFVPRRRTEFLAESAVSWVRPGSRVVDLCCGAGAIAAVVAASVPGVRVWASDVDAAAVRCARRTLAGTRAVVCEGDFDAALPAELAGRVDVLVANVPYVPSEAVAWLPPEARWHEPRAALDGGVDGLAWVRRLVGIAPRWVRPGGVVLFEVASGQVETAVGVVEAGGLAARVRVCDERDAIVVVGRVPRRG; the protein is encoded by the coding sequence ATGGTGGTCAGCGCGCACGTGGTGCAGCGGTTACGCGCGGCGGGGTGCGTGTTCGCGGAGGACGAGGCTCGGCTGTTGGTGGACGCTGCGGCCGACGCGGCGGCGTTGGAGCGGTTGGTGGCGCGGCGGGTGGCGGGTGTGCCGTTGGAGCACCTGCTGGGGTGGGCCGAGTTCGCCGGGTTGCGCGTGGCGGTGGAGCCGGGTGTGTTCGTGCCTCGCCGGCGGACGGAGTTCCTCGCGGAGTCGGCGGTGTCGTGGGTGCGGCCCGGATCGCGGGTGGTGGACCTGTGCTGTGGTGCGGGGGCGATCGCGGCGGTGGTGGCGGCGTCGGTTCCCGGGGTGCGGGTGTGGGCGTCGGATGTCGACGCGGCCGCGGTGCGGTGTGCGCGGCGGACGTTGGCCGGGACGCGGGCGGTCGTGTGTGAGGGGGATTTCGACGCGGCGTTGCCTGCGGAGTTGGCGGGGCGGGTCGACGTGCTGGTGGCGAACGTGCCGTATGTGCCGAGTGAGGCGGTCGCGTGGCTGCCGCCTGAGGCGCGGTGGCACGAGCCGCGTGCTGCGTTGGACGGCGGGGTCGACGGGTTGGCGTGGGTTCGGCGGCTGGTGGGGATCGCTCCTCGGTGGGTGCGGCCGGGTGGTGTGGTGTTGTTCGAGGTGGCGTCGGGGCAGGTCGAGACCGCGGTGGGGGTGGTCGAGGCCGGTGGGTTGGCGGCGCGTGTGCGGGTGTGTGACGAGCGGGACGCGATCGTCGTGGTGGGGCGCGTGCCCCGGCGGGGGTGA
- a CDS encoding glycerophosphodiester phosphodiesterase yields the protein MTLTHPYLADPPPRAFAHRGWHVGDLSGMENSLPAFRRAVAEGYRYVETDVHVTSDGTVVVHHDATLDRTTDRTGAILEQPWSVVRRAKIGGREPVSRLEDVLEELPDAFFNVDVKSDAAVEPFVRVLRRQRAFERVAAAAFSDARLTRLRKLAGPRLLTSLGPRSAALVRADGWFPFLRLGSLSRGALAQVPLRQGPVTVVDKAFVAAAHRLGLEVHTWTINDRERMRSLLDLGVHGIVTDRPDVLREVLIERGSWPSR from the coding sequence ATGACGCTCACCCACCCTTACCTGGCGGACCCGCCGCCCCGCGCCTTCGCCCACCGCGGTTGGCACGTGGGTGATCTGTCGGGCATGGAGAACTCGCTCCCCGCGTTCCGGCGCGCTGTGGCCGAGGGTTACCGCTACGTCGAGACCGACGTGCACGTGACGTCGGACGGCACCGTGGTCGTGCACCACGACGCGACGCTCGACCGCACGACCGACCGCACGGGCGCGATCCTGGAGCAGCCGTGGTCGGTCGTGCGGCGCGCGAAGATCGGCGGCCGGGAGCCGGTGTCGCGTTTGGAGGACGTGCTGGAGGAGCTTCCGGACGCGTTCTTCAACGTCGACGTCAAGTCGGATGCGGCGGTGGAGCCGTTCGTGCGGGTGCTGCGGCGGCAACGCGCGTTCGAGCGGGTCGCGGCGGCGGCGTTCTCCGATGCGCGGTTGACGCGGTTGCGGAAGCTGGCGGGCCCTCGCCTGCTCACGTCCCTGGGTCCGCGGTCGGCGGCGTTGGTGCGGGCGGACGGGTGGTTTCCGTTTCTGCGGTTGGGGTCGTTGAGCCGGGGTGCGCTGGCGCAGGTGCCCCTGCGGCAGGGTCCGGTGACGGTGGTCGACAAGGCGTTCGTCGCGGCGGCGCATCGGCTGGGTCTGGAGGTGCACACGTGGACGATCAACGACAGGGAACGGATGCGGTCGTTGCTGGATTTGGGTGTGCACGGGATCGTCACCGACCGGCCGGATGTGCTGCGTGAGGTGTTGATCGAGCGAGGTAGCTGGCCGTCGCGGTGA
- the fmdA gene encoding formamidase, with protein sequence MPEVKFRVDQSRRFAEQEVLGHNRWHPDVPAAVTVRPGEEFRVECREWFDGTIYNDDSANDVRDCDISMVHQLSGPIAVEGAEPGDLLLVDILELGPVPQEQGPVAGQGWGYTGIFARENGGGFLTDHFPDAYKAVWDFHGQTATSRHLPGVSFVGIAHPGLMGTAPSAEMLARWNGREGDLIATDPSAVPPLALPPEPHNALLGSLSGAEFERVAAEAARTAPPRENGGNQDIKNLSRGSRIFYPVFVPGAKLSLGDLHFSQGDGEITFCGAIEMGGYIDLHVDLIKGGMQAYGLETPMFIPGRVEPQYSEYLAFSGLSVTESGEQRYLDSQLAYKRACLHAIDYLTKFGYTREQAYLLLGAAPIEGRLSGVVDIPNSCATVYLPVDVFDFDPRPSAQGPTRVDRGQCAVSS encoded by the coding sequence ATGCCTGAAGTGAAGTTTCGCGTCGATCAGTCGCGTCGGTTCGCCGAGCAGGAGGTGTTGGGGCACAACCGGTGGCATCCGGACGTGCCTGCGGCCGTGACGGTGCGTCCGGGTGAGGAGTTCCGGGTGGAGTGCCGGGAGTGGTTCGACGGCACGATCTACAACGACGACTCGGCCAACGATGTGCGGGACTGTGACATTTCGATGGTGCACCAGTTGTCGGGGCCGATCGCGGTGGAGGGCGCCGAGCCCGGTGACCTGTTGTTGGTGGACATTCTGGAGCTCGGTCCGGTGCCGCAGGAGCAGGGTCCGGTGGCGGGCCAGGGTTGGGGCTACACGGGGATTTTCGCGCGGGAGAACGGTGGTGGGTTTTTGACCGACCACTTCCCCGACGCGTACAAGGCGGTGTGGGACTTCCACGGGCAGACGGCGACGTCGCGGCATCTGCCGGGGGTGTCGTTCGTGGGCATCGCGCATCCGGGTCTGATGGGGACGGCGCCGTCGGCGGAGATGTTGGCGCGGTGGAACGGGCGTGAGGGTGATCTGATCGCGACGGATCCGTCGGCGGTGCCGCCGTTGGCGTTGCCGCCGGAGCCGCACAACGCGTTGCTCGGGTCGTTGTCCGGGGCGGAGTTCGAGCGGGTGGCGGCGGAGGCGGCGCGGACGGCTCCGCCGCGGGAGAACGGTGGGAACCAGGACATCAAGAACCTGTCGCGGGGTTCGCGGATCTTCTATCCGGTGTTCGTGCCGGGGGCGAAGCTGTCGTTGGGTGACCTGCACTTCAGTCAGGGCGATGGGGAGATCACCTTCTGCGGGGCGATCGAGATGGGCGGCTACATCGACCTGCACGTGGATCTGATCAAGGGTGGGATGCAGGCTTACGGGTTGGAGACTCCGATGTTCATCCCGGGTCGGGTGGAGCCGCAGTACTCGGAGTATCTGGCGTTCTCGGGCCTGTCGGTGACGGAGTCGGGTGAGCAGCGGTATCTCGATTCGCAGTTGGCGTACAAGCGGGCGTGCCTGCACGCGATCGACTATCTGACGAAGTTCGGGTACACGCGGGAGCAGGCGTACCTGTTGTTGGGTGCGGCGCCGATCGAGGGTCGGTTGTCGGGTGTGGTGGACATTCCGAACTCGTGCGCGACGGTGTATCTGCCCGTGGACGTGTTCGACTTCGATCCGAGGCCGTCGGCGCAGGGGCCGACGAGGGTGGATCGGGGGCAGTGTGCGGTGAGCAGCTGA
- the rox gene encoding rifampin monooxygenase, with product MFDVIVVGGGPTGSMLACELRLHGVNVVVLEKEPAPAPHVRSLGLHVRSIEVLDQRGLLERFLAHGRQYRLGGYFAGIDKPWPSDLDSAHSYILGIPQPVTDRLLAERAVELGAEIRRGCELVGLSQDDGGVTAELADGTRLRSRYLVGCDGGRSTVRKVLGVGFPGEPARRETLLGEVELAADPETVAAVVDEVRGTRKDVGAGPLGDGWFRVVVPADGVAEDRSTPPTLEEVRRQLRVHAGTDFGARSARWLSRFGDATRLVDHYRVGRVLLAGDAAHVHPPLGGQGLNLGIQDAFNLGWKLAAEVAGWAPEGLLDSYEAERRPVAVDVLTNTRAQAELMSTEPGPVAVRRLLSELMDFEQVNRFLIEKITAIGVRYACGEGHDLLGRRMRDVPLRRGRLYERMREGRGLLLDRTGGLSVAGWADRVDHVVDVGDGLADLGVAAVLLRPDGHVAWVGDDHGDDQRELADRCRRWFGAAVS from the coding sequence GTGTTCGACGTCATCGTGGTCGGTGGCGGGCCGACCGGTTCGATGCTGGCCTGTGAGTTGCGGTTGCACGGGGTGAACGTGGTCGTGCTGGAGAAGGAGCCGGCGCCGGCGCCGCACGTCAGGTCGCTCGGTCTGCACGTGCGCAGCATCGAGGTGCTCGATCAGCGTGGGCTGTTGGAGCGGTTCCTCGCTCACGGTCGGCAGTACCGGCTCGGCGGCTACTTCGCGGGGATCGACAAGCCGTGGCCGTCCGACCTGGACAGCGCCCATTCCTACATTCTCGGTATTCCGCAGCCGGTCACCGATCGGCTGCTGGCCGAGCGTGCGGTCGAGCTCGGGGCCGAGATCCGGCGGGGTTGCGAGCTGGTCGGATTGAGTCAGGACGACGGTGGGGTGACGGCCGAGTTGGCAGACGGGACGCGGTTGCGGTCGCGGTATCTTGTCGGGTGCGACGGTGGCCGCAGCACGGTGCGCAAGGTCCTGGGTGTCGGTTTTCCCGGTGAACCGGCCCGGCGTGAGACGTTGCTGGGCGAGGTGGAGTTGGCGGCGGACCCGGAGACGGTGGCTGCCGTGGTGGACGAGGTGCGGGGGACGCGGAAGGACGTCGGCGCGGGTCCTCTCGGTGACGGGTGGTTTCGCGTGGTCGTGCCCGCGGACGGGGTCGCCGAGGACCGTTCGACGCCGCCGACGCTCGAGGAGGTGCGGCGGCAGCTGCGGGTTCACGCCGGGACGGATTTCGGGGCGCGGTCGGCGCGGTGGCTGTCGCGCTTCGGTGACGCGACCCGGCTGGTCGACCACTACCGCGTCGGGCGGGTGCTGTTGGCCGGTGACGCGGCCCATGTGCATCCTCCGCTGGGTGGGCAGGGGTTGAATCTCGGTATCCAGGATGCGTTCAACCTCGGGTGGAAGTTGGCCGCCGAGGTGGCCGGCTGGGCGCCGGAGGGGTTGCTCGACAGCTACGAGGCGGAACGGCGTCCGGTGGCCGTAGACGTGCTGACCAACACGCGGGCGCAGGCGGAGCTGATGTCCACCGAGCCGGGTCCGGTGGCGGTGCGGCGGTTGCTGTCGGAGTTGATGGACTTCGAGCAGGTGAACCGGTTCCTGATCGAGAAGATCACGGCGATCGGGGTCCGCTACGCGTGCGGCGAGGGGCACGACCTGCTGGGGCGTCGGATGCGGGACGTGCCGTTGCGGCGGGGACGTCTGTACGAGCGGATGCGGGAGGGGCGGGGGTTGTTGCTCGATCGGACCGGTGGGCTTTCGGTGGCGGGCTGGGCGGATCGGGTGGATCACGTCGTCGACGTCGGTGACGGGTTGGCCGACCTGGGTGTGGCCGCGGTGTTGCTGCGCCCGGACGGGCATGTCGCGTGGGTCGGCGATGACCACGGTGACGACCAGCGGGAACTGGCCGACCGGTGCCGTCGCTGGTTCGGTGCGGCGGTGAGCTGA
- a CDS encoding glycerophosphodiester phosphodiesterase family protein, producing MHTTAGADWLATTPIAHRGLHDDERPENSMPAFEAALKAGYGIELDIHLSADDRLVVMHDDDLTRMTGTSAKVATLDAHDITRLTLLDTEATVPLLDDVLDLVDGQVPVLIEIKPGAPARRIGPPVVQLLRHYRGPVAVQSFDPRIVAWFRREHPTVLRGQLATSPTTFPIPRVQKALLRTIATNAVTRPHFLAFDVTAMPDAWISAWRRILRVPLLLWTVRTPHHHDIARRHQANVIFENVRPPLPA from the coding sequence GTGCACACGACAGCAGGCGCCGACTGGCTGGCGACGACCCCGATCGCCCACCGCGGCCTGCACGACGACGAGCGGCCCGAGAACAGCATGCCCGCCTTCGAGGCCGCCCTGAAGGCCGGCTACGGCATCGAACTCGACATCCACCTCTCCGCCGACGACCGCCTCGTCGTCATGCACGACGACGACCTCACCCGCATGACCGGCACCAGCGCCAAGGTCGCCACCCTCGACGCCCACGACATCACCCGCCTCACCCTGCTCGACACCGAGGCCACCGTCCCGCTGCTCGACGACGTGCTCGACCTCGTCGACGGACAGGTCCCCGTGCTCATCGAAATCAAACCCGGCGCCCCCGCCCGCCGCATCGGACCCCCGGTCGTCCAACTCCTGCGCCACTACCGCGGCCCCGTGGCCGTCCAGTCGTTCGACCCGCGCATCGTCGCGTGGTTCCGCCGCGAACACCCCACCGTGCTACGCGGCCAACTCGCCACCTCACCCACCACGTTCCCCATACCGCGCGTCCAGAAGGCCCTCCTGCGCACCATCGCCACCAACGCCGTCACCCGCCCGCACTTCCTCGCCTTCGACGTCACCGCCATGCCCGACGCGTGGATCTCAGCCTGGCGCCGCATCCTGCGCGTCCCCCTGCTCCTGTGGACCGTGCGCACACCCCACCACCACGACATCGCACGACGCCACCAGGCCAACGTGATCTTCGAGAACGTGCGGCCCCCACTCCCGGCCTGA
- a CDS encoding glycerophosphodiester phosphodiesterase family protein: MSASVHATLTRRSRHRYDTVDSRDDAESLARLASRHREGNLMLRTARRSVVPAALLALVAPLGVTPAHAAPTPSWQNLSAALHDHSDDAPLLIAAHRGQWREAPENSLAAIEAAIRDGAEIIELDVMRTKDDHLVLMHDTTVDRTTDGTGAVADLTLAQIKDLRLKQGLGGDQAALTEHRVPTLEEALDVLRGRAFVNLDKGWSIREDIYRVLDETGTVDHGLFKSSAPVAEVDAFLADHPDALYLHVVNDANTDSIGAFATDPVAYEIVFDDLADAQVQPEALAEVRETSRIWINSMWESLAAGMTDETSLRDEDLGWKRLVDDFGASMIQTDNVEALDYWRDGGDLDRYGYLPGKDRTVRVQGEDYATGGEGVAYHDLDPNRCTVMRLDEGVDICSNRGAIGVSWIRGGEWIRYQVEVPKTGRYRVSARVSSPYSPAGSVVLEWDGKAGAVREIRNTTHHGAFELQPLETTFLTQGTHDLVVRMPEGFQNFNIDYLQLDRGVPPVRA, translated from the coding sequence ATGTCCGCCAGTGTTCACGCGACACTGACCCGACGATCACGGCACCGCTACGACACCGTCGACTCGCGCGACGACGCTGAGTCCCTCGCGCGACTCGCGAGCAGGCACCGAGAAGGGAACCTCATGCTGCGCACCGCCCGAAGAAGTGTCGTCCCCGCCGCACTGCTGGCCCTGGTCGCTCCACTCGGGGTGACCCCGGCACACGCCGCACCCACACCGTCGTGGCAGAACCTGTCCGCCGCACTGCACGACCACAGCGACGACGCGCCACTGCTGATCGCCGCCCACCGCGGCCAGTGGCGGGAAGCCCCGGAGAACTCGCTCGCCGCGATCGAGGCGGCGATCCGGGACGGCGCCGAGATCATCGAACTCGACGTCATGCGCACCAAGGACGACCACCTGGTCCTGATGCACGACACCACCGTGGACCGGACCACCGACGGCACCGGGGCCGTCGCCGACCTGACCCTCGCCCAGATCAAGGACCTCCGGCTCAAGCAGGGCCTGGGCGGCGATCAGGCCGCGCTCACCGAGCACCGGGTGCCCACCCTGGAGGAAGCCCTCGACGTCCTGCGGGGCCGCGCGTTCGTCAACCTCGACAAGGGCTGGTCCATCCGCGAGGACATCTACCGGGTGCTGGACGAGACCGGCACCGTCGACCACGGACTCTTCAAGAGCAGCGCGCCGGTCGCCGAGGTGGACGCCTTCCTCGCCGACCACCCGGACGCCCTCTACCTGCACGTGGTGAACGACGCGAACACCGACAGCATCGGCGCCTTCGCCACCGACCCCGTCGCCTACGAGATCGTCTTCGACGACCTCGCCGACGCCCAGGTGCAGCCCGAGGCGCTCGCCGAGGTCCGCGAGACGAGCCGAATCTGGATCAACTCGATGTGGGAGTCGCTCGCGGCCGGCATGACCGACGAGACGTCGCTGCGCGACGAGGACCTGGGCTGGAAGCGCCTGGTGGACGACTTCGGCGCCAGCATGATCCAGACGGACAACGTCGAGGCGCTCGACTACTGGCGCGACGGTGGCGACCTGGACCGCTACGGGTACCTGCCCGGGAAGGACCGCACGGTGCGGGTGCAGGGCGAGGACTACGCCACCGGCGGGGAGGGCGTCGCCTACCACGACCTCGATCCCAACCGCTGCACGGTGATGCGGCTCGACGAGGGCGTCGACATCTGCTCCAACCGGGGTGCGATCGGCGTCAGCTGGATCCGTGGCGGGGAGTGGATCCGCTACCAGGTCGAGGTGCCGAAGACCGGGCGTTACCGGGTGTCGGCGCGGGTGTCGTCGCCGTACTCTCCGGCGGGTTCGGTGGTCCTGGAGTGGGACGGCAAGGCCGGTGCCGTGCGCGAGATCCGCAACACCACCCACCACGGCGCCTTCGAGCTGCAGCCTTTGGAGACCACGTTCCTCACCCAGGGCACGCACGATCTCGTGGTGCGCATGCCCGAGGGCTTCCAGAACTTCAACATCGACTATCTGCAGCTCGACCGCGGCGTGCCGCCGGTGCGTGCGTAG
- a CDS encoding YciI family protein gives MRYLMFVKADERSEAGGMPTEQELTEMTAFNEQLVKAGVMLDGDGLAPSSEGARVTFDENNTPTVTDGPFTEAKELVAGYWVIDVSSRDEAIEWARRAPLGPGGQIEIRRVFTEDDFGDALTPEVKEAEARMREAEARRREELTR, from the coding sequence ATGCGCTACCTGATGTTCGTCAAGGCCGACGAGCGCTCCGAAGCCGGCGGCATGCCCACCGAGCAGGAACTGACCGAGATGACCGCCTTCAACGAGCAGCTCGTCAAGGCAGGAGTGATGCTCGACGGCGACGGACTCGCCCCCAGCTCCGAAGGCGCCCGCGTCACCTTCGACGAGAACAACACACCCACCGTCACCGACGGCCCCTTCACCGAGGCCAAGGAACTCGTCGCCGGATACTGGGTCATCGACGTCTCCTCCCGCGACGAAGCGATCGAGTGGGCCCGCCGCGCCCCACTCGGCCCCGGCGGCCAGATCGAGATCCGCCGCGTGTTCACCGAGGACGACTTCGGCGACGCCCTCACCCCCGAAGTGAAGGAAGCCGAAGCCCGCATGCGCGAGGCCGAAGCCCGACGCCGCGAGGAGCTCACCCGCTGA
- a CDS encoding tyrosine-type recombinase/integrase encodes MAKPERLSDITVRDATLEYLEILERRVLRGQLATSTLTSYRRDLDEFTTLLGPETDLDSIEADDLEIAMTRLAKAPDRRYRVGLKIAEDGSTPPGRGPYSLARWFAAVRGLFRWAADKGYVQVDPTLKVTPPRTPSRAAGSRVGLRLDEALVLRGAPSARASGQLRADQRLSLRDEAILRLLVESGPRVSELCGANRSDIRLHEETRTPVLHVRGKGQKDRDLPLSQPTAELIERYLAEERPAPPSPRSARDAAERRRIDDAAGALFVSIRGWRLAPRDVQRMVQRYTKEFLGRRATPHSLRHTALTILARAGVDIATVAQIAGHASLSTTSVYMDDSMSAAAEAIEGSPLAQP; translated from the coding sequence GTGGCGAAACCGGAACGGCTGTCCGACATCACGGTCCGCGACGCGACGCTGGAATATCTGGAGATCCTCGAACGGCGTGTGCTGCGGGGGCAACTGGCCACCTCCACGCTCACCTCCTACCGTCGCGATCTCGACGAGTTCACCACTCTCCTGGGCCCGGAGACGGACCTGGACTCGATCGAGGCCGACGATCTGGAGATCGCCATGACCAGGCTGGCCAAGGCGCCCGACCGTCGCTACCGCGTCGGTTTGAAGATCGCCGAGGACGGCTCCACTCCCCCTGGTCGAGGGCCGTATTCGCTGGCCAGGTGGTTCGCCGCGGTACGGGGGCTGTTCCGCTGGGCGGCCGACAAGGGATACGTGCAGGTCGATCCGACGTTGAAGGTCACCCCACCTCGCACTCCGAGTCGCGCGGCGGGGTCTCGGGTCGGGCTCCGGTTGGACGAGGCGCTGGTGCTGCGTGGCGCGCCGTCGGCGCGGGCGTCCGGGCAGTTGCGGGCCGACCAGCGGTTGAGTCTGCGCGACGAGGCCATCCTGCGGCTGCTGGTCGAGTCGGGACCGCGGGTGTCGGAGCTGTGCGGCGCCAATCGCAGCGACATCCGTTTGCACGAGGAGACCCGGACGCCCGTGCTGCACGTCCGCGGTAAGGGACAGAAGGATCGGGACCTGCCGTTGTCACAGCCCACGGCGGAGTTGATCGAGCGCTACCTCGCCGAGGAGCGTCCCGCTCCCCCGTCGCCGCGCTCGGCGCGGGACGCCGCCGAGCGACGCCGCATCGACGACGCGGCGGGAGCATTGTTCGTGTCGATCCGGGGTTGGCGGCTGGCGCCGAGGGACGTCCAGCGCATGGTGCAGCGCTACACGAAGGAGTTCCTGGGGCGGCGGGCGACGCCGCACTCGTTGCGGCACACGGCGTTGACGATCCTCGCGCGTGCCGGGGTGGACATCGCGACGGTGGCGCAGATCGCGGGGCACGCGAGCCTGTCGACGACGTCGGTGTACATGGACGACTCGATGAGTGCGGCGGCGGAGGCGATCGAGGGTTCTCCCCTGGCGCAGCCGTGA
- a CDS encoding FmdB family zinc ribbon protein: MVTYSYRCRQCGDFDVRAPMGSAAPRRACPRCGGSAGRRFTAPRVRRGDAAMWRALESTERSAEQPEVVSGLPPASGAARVSRDPRHARLPRP; encoded by the coding sequence ATGGTGACCTACTCGTACCGGTGTCGGCAGTGTGGCGATTTCGACGTGCGGGCGCCGATGGGGTCGGCCGCGCCCCGGCGTGCGTGTCCTCGGTGTGGCGGGTCGGCGGGGCGTCGCTTCACCGCTCCGCGGGTGCGTCGTGGTGATGCCGCCATGTGGCGGGCTCTGGAGAGTACCGAGCGGAGTGCGGAACAGCCGGAGGTCGTGTCGGGGCTTCCTCCGGCGTCGGGGGCGGCGCGGGTGAGCCGGGATCCTCGGCACGCGCGGTTGCCTCGTCCGTGA
- a CDS encoding GYD domain-containing protein, whose protein sequence is MTTAIGFLKWTDGGARAYRDTVDRYEATNELANRLGVTVSAIYWTPGGPYDIVCVLESDDPDKITAFGLESLTKGNLRLQWATAYAPDQMRELLSHV, encoded by the coding sequence ATGACCACAGCCATCGGCTTCCTGAAGTGGACCGACGGGGGAGCACGCGCCTACCGGGACACAGTGGACCGATACGAAGCCACCAACGAACTCGCCAACCGCCTCGGCGTGACGGTCAGCGCCATCTACTGGACACCCGGCGGCCCCTACGACATCGTCTGCGTGCTCGAATCAGACGACCCCGACAAGATCACCGCCTTCGGACTGGAATCACTCACCAAGGGAAACCTGCGACTCCAGTGGGCGACCGCCTACGCTCCGGACCAGATGCGCGAACTGCTGTCCCACGTCTGA
- a CDS encoding SDR family NAD(P)-dependent oxidoreductase has protein sequence MTPPRTRTWFITGASRGLGRAFTEAALASGDRVVATARDISPLHDLVTAHDGALAALPLDVSDRAAVLSTMDTAATLFDGLDVVLNSAGQFHYGMIEETTEEQARAHLDTNLFGALWVSQAAVPHLRHRGGGHLLQVSSMGSVGGHASVGLYSAGKAALESFTEALAMEVAQFGIAVTILNAGGYDTELFTRGTTATEPDPAYADLRTELAALWSEGVQDEPARAAAVVGDIVDLPEPPTRVILGSTSFDLVRDISRQRQAELERWESLSRAAGVG, from the coding sequence ATGACCCCGCCCCGCACCCGCACCTGGTTCATCACCGGCGCCTCACGCGGCCTCGGCCGCGCCTTCACCGAGGCCGCACTCGCCTCCGGCGACCGCGTCGTGGCCACCGCCCGCGACATCAGCCCACTCCACGACCTCGTCACCGCCCACGACGGCGCCCTCGCGGCACTCCCGCTCGACGTCTCCGACCGCGCCGCCGTGCTGTCCACCATGGACACAGCAGCCACCCTGTTCGACGGCCTCGACGTGGTCCTGAACAGCGCGGGCCAGTTCCACTACGGCATGATCGAGGAAACCACCGAGGAACAGGCCCGCGCCCACCTCGACACCAACCTCTTCGGAGCACTCTGGGTGTCCCAGGCCGCCGTGCCCCACCTCCGCCACCGGGGCGGGGGACACCTCCTCCAGGTCTCCTCGATGGGATCCGTCGGCGGACACGCCAGCGTCGGCCTCTACTCCGCGGGCAAAGCCGCCCTGGAGTCGTTCACCGAAGCACTGGCCATGGAAGTCGCCCAGTTCGGCATCGCCGTCACCATCCTCAACGCCGGCGGCTACGACACCGAACTGTTCACCCGCGGCACCACCGCCACCGAACCCGACCCCGCCTACGCCGACCTGCGCACCGAACTCGCGGCCCTGTGGAGCGAAGGCGTCCAGGACGAGCCCGCCCGAGCCGCCGCCGTCGTCGGCGACATCGTCGACCTGCCCGAACCACCCACCCGCGTCATCCTCGGCAGCACCTCGTTCGACCTCGTCCGCGACATCTCCCGGCAGCGACAGGCCGAACTCGAACGCTGGGAATCACTCAGCCGCGCCGCCGGGGTCGGCTGA